The DNA segment TTGAAATCAGAGATTATAACGATTTTCTTCCAACGCAGGGTCTAATCTGCTCAGAAGTCTAACGTCTGAAAAGTATCGTATTGAATAtcatcatatatatagtcCATTACGTTGCCATTATAGATTTTGGCATATACTTATACCATATACAACCATATGCAACGAAAGTTTAGAACCAAAACACCAAAAAAACTCATAAAGAAACAACCATCGAGTGTTTCCCAAGTTACTAACGCTTCAACTATTGATACAGAAAATATTAGCATTAAGTAACTACAAATTCttgttttataatattaaatgcTTGGGAATGAATGAAATGTTCACTTTCGTTGTTGACCTCTGTTTATATACAAGTTGAGAAAGagaacaaaaaatttttttcatcgAAATTCAAGTTATTGAAGTTGAATAGGGCAGCTTTTTTGGATTATACTTGAGTGTTGTCTCTAGGGCAACCGTCTACTTTTCTTATGGATCTATCCATTAAACTAAGCTATTCATTCTATAATACttgatttatatatttaagtgGTGTACTGACTTTGCCGTTTTTATTCTTAGACATAGGtctaaatcaattgaactTTACTGTCTACTAGTAATTGGCGTACTGAATCGTAACGCATGACATATATACCTCCTAGGGACATCTCGACTTCTTCATCTAGATCATCAATTGTCACGGTGTAGCAGTGTTTACCAAACTCGTTTTTGGTCAAACCTAACTCGGAAGTGCCTTCCAAACCAAGTTGATCAATGTCAACTTCTTTCACATATACAAAGACAAATTTCTTCCAGTCAGGAAAGTCTATCATCGAAACACTACCTTCTGTGTCATCTATTGTTTGCAACTCAACTGGAAggtttttcaatattgaaTTGTTGAATAACTTCAATGTAATGTTAAAATGACGTTCGTGATATAGCTTTTCGTCATCcgataataaaatatcatacTCTACTTCTGATGCATCCATTACTTGTCTTAGATAAAGTGAAAACCTATCGATTTTATGTAATCTGCATCGCAGCAAGCTTCTTATAACAAACTTAACTCTCTCTATCTCCGCTTCCATGCACAATAACGGTAgtttattgttgttattgttgttattatcAATGTTACTATTCCCATAaatatcatcttcattttctgCACTTGGTCTTCCATTATTCGAACTATAGGTTGAAGCGTTGAGTGTGTCTTCTAGAAACCCCATTGAGATATTTTCGATGGTCTCCATCTGGCTTTGAATACGTTTCATCATTCTCCCAATAAGAAGTTGCGGGTACGGCAGAAGTTCTGGGGCACACCTTTCATTCCTCCATACTCTCatcaattcttcaaaatctcTTGTAGCAGAGAAATGTTGGCGCTGTGGCTGTCTATTCACAAGGGCTCGTGCTTCTTTGTTACCAACATCCCTCTGCATCCCATCCTTCTCCTGATAATTTTCTGAAGAGTTGAACTTAGTCGTATTTCCACCATCACTGCTCAAACTGATACCCAACTCATCAACTACTGTCGTATCTCTATCAAGTTCAGCTAAAATATCGTTAATATCAATGTTCATGCTAATAATTATCGATCtgtcttcttcttctttttcaatatgCACCCAATGTGTTCACTACCTGTTGAAACCTGCACCTATCTATCACTATAGACACTTCTTCACACCACAACAGGAATATAGAGAGTAACAACTGGACTCTAACTTTTTATAACTCTCCAATGAACTGTTTCTTAGAATGTACTTAACCTTCTCAACATTATGTTTCACTTCTAATTAATACGCGTCGGGACATTTGGCGTAAGGCTCATCGAGATTCACCGTAGTTGGTTTTAAGACAGGGTTTTTATAAGTTATTGATGGGGGTGATGAATGTACTTTAGAAGCACTACTGAGTAACTTCTATGCTTCAGCTTCTAGTGGCTGAGTAATTGTGAAAAGTTTGGTTTGTTTTCGTTGGTATTTAACCGACTTAAGGGTCTCAAAGACACTCAGTCGCCATGGATCGTTTGAAAGAGTTGGAGAAAAAGAGGAAGCAGCTGCAAGAGCTACGAGAGAGGAGAAAGGATGCGCATAATGCAacattattgaataaattacaGGAACATAAGCAAACAGAGAATACGAGAAGTACAGCGGTAGAGATGGTCACTATCTCGGTCCAGACAGAGTCGATCGACAGCTCCATGGAATCTATGACTGTAGGCCATGATTCCAGTCAATTAAGTAAGGAAAAAGGGGAGCTTATTACATTTGATAAGAGTATCCAAACTGACTCTTATCATGAGTTTGAAGTAAAGGAACCCATCGATCTTACTAAGAACCAGATTGGCGAAAGTCAAGAGGAATTGATGGAACTTGATGCCAATGTTCAAAATGATATAGAAAAATACGATTCCAAGAGTCtaaaagatattgaatatttatacCCAATGTTGATGAAAACCGACtataaacaaaatacaGATCAGTTAACCTTTTCTATAATAGAGTTAATGGATAGCATGAATAATGAATCCGTTACCAATAAAATCAACCAAAATGCGATTGACATTAGAAATGGcgattcattaaaatttattaataaaattgagtCTCAGATACCGAAAGCAGATAgtcaaattttgaatagcATAGCCATTGACAGCTATGGACCATTATTAGCAGTGCTTTACGTTTGCAAACCAATGATGAATGGGAGTCTATCTAGTATCACCTCATCTTATGTTGAGGTCCATGATTATCATAAAAGCATTTTAATAGATAGAGTAGAGTTTCAAGGCCAATCCTTAGTAACTTGCAAGTTCCTTCGTAAACGATCCCATTCAAAAGTCACATCTTTGTTGTTGACTGCTCTCAGTGGGAAGATATACTTATACGAAATAAAAGCAGTAACATCAACGGAATTAGATATGCCAGTAACTAAGGTAAAGtttcaaagaaatataatatacaaaaattatcaCTATGCACCAGTCTATGCGATTTTTGAATACAATTACGAgactaataaattttcatccTTTAGTGATGACAGATTTTTGAGCATAAGTAATGTTGGCGCATTGAATGAAATATCTTCCTTAGATTTAAGCTTATATGTGGATAATTCACCTGTTAGCCAATGCTtacataatattataatacaACCACCTCGAAGAGCTGCATTGATCAGTTATACAGGTCCAAACAAAAATCTATCAGATGAATTAATTGACAATGACGATTACGAATCAGATACATCATCTACTGAAGATGAAACTAGAaggaaattcaaaaataagTCACATAAGGAAATAACGCAAGAGATCTTTCTTCGTAATTTACAGAAAGTGAGTCTATACTCAAAATTGACTGTATTGAAAATGGCTGTCTCCATTGGAAATGAAAACTTCATATATGTTGGTACAGAAGATGGTGGAATCTATAAATTATCACTAAATGATATCAAAGATGATAAATTAACCGTatcattattcaataataattttttaccAGTGGAAGATGATACATCCTTTGAATACCTCTTTCACTCTAGTCCCGTTACATCTCTGACTATAAATAAAAGCAACTATCTGCTCTCGACATCTTTAGACTGGACCTGCAAACTTTGGGATACTATTACTGATATGGCAATtggtaa comes from the Tetrapisispora phaffii CBS 4417 chromosome 1, complete genome genome and includes:
- the PAC11 gene encoding dynein intermediate chain (similar to Saccharomyces cerevisiae PAC11 (YDR488C); ancestral locus Anc_3.95); the protein is MDRLKELEKKRKQLQELRERRKDAHNATLLNKLQEHKQTENTRSTAVEMVTISVQTESIDSSMESMTVGHDSSQLSKEKGELITFDKSIQTDSYHEFEVKEPIDLTKNQIGESQEELMELDANVQNDIEKYDSKSLKDIEYLYPMLMKTDYKQNTDQLTFSIIELMDSMNNESVTNKINQNAIDIRNGDSLKFINKIESQIPKADSQILNSIAIDSYGPLLAVLYVCKPMMNGSLSSITSSYVEVHDYHKSILIDRVEFQGQSLVTCKFLRKRSHSKVTSLLLTALSGKIYLYEIKAVTSTELDMPVTKVKFQRNIIYKNYHYAPVYAIFEYNYETNKFSSFSDDRFLSISNVGALNEISSLDLSLYVDNSPVSQCLHNIIIQPPRRAALISYTGPNKNLSDELIDNDDYESDTSSTEDETRRKFKNKSHKEITQEIFLRNLQKVSLYSKLTVLKMAVSIGNENFIYVGTEDGGIYKLSLNDIKDDKLTVSLFNNNFLPVEDDTSFEYLFHSSPVTSLTINKSNYLLSTSLDWTCKLWDTITDMAIGKYNFNAPVLQGEWIYPNSTNRSSIFTACISWQEFTILKWDLKKSPFTNTDNMTFIKTELSKQPEVILRITNELVSFEYFTNFKLINNNESDNDGLGVILGGDKNYVSIYNILLFSVD
- the SLD5 gene encoding DNA replication protein SLD5 (similar to Saccharomyces cerevisiae SLD5 (YDR489W); ancestral locus Anc_3.94), with product MNIDINDILAELDRDTTVVDELGISLSSDGGNTTKFNSSENYQEKDGMQRDVGNKEARALVNRQPQRQHFSATRDFEELMRVWRNERCAPELLPYPQLLIGRMMKRIQSQMETIENISMGFLEDTLNASTYSSNNGRPSAENEDDIYGNSNIDNNNNNNNKLPLLCMEAEIERVKFVIRSLLRCRLHKIDRFSLYLRQVMDASEVEYDILLSDDEKLYHERHFNITLKLFNNSILKNLPVELQTIDDTEGSVSMIDFPDWKKFVFVYVKEVDIDQLGLEGTSELGLTKNEFGKHCYTVTIDDLDEEVEMSLGGIYVMRYDSVRQLLVDSKVQLI